In one Niallia taxi genomic region, the following are encoded:
- the pheS gene encoding phenylalanine--tRNA ligase subunit alpha has protein sequence MEAKLKELQEEALKAIAASESVKELNDIRVAYLGKKGPITEVLKGMGKLSAEERPKMGALVNVIRDEITSHIEEKQKMLEEAEVQKKIASETIDITLPGRPVAVGNHHSLTRVIEEVEDLFIGMGYTVEEGPEVEVDYYNFEALNLPKNHPARDMQDSFYITEELLLRTHTSPVQARTMEKHKGKGPVKIICPGKVYRRDNDDATHSHQFMQIEGLVIDENIRMSDLKGTLEVFAKKMFGNDREIRLRPSFFPFTEPSVEVDISCSICKGAGCSVCKGTGWIEVLGAGMVHPNVLEMAGFDSKKYSGFAFGIGAERIAMLKYGVDDIRHFYTNDIRFLKQFSVPEY, from the coding sequence GTGGAAGCGAAATTAAAGGAACTGCAAGAAGAAGCTTTAAAAGCAATAGCAGCCAGTGAAAGCGTAAAAGAGTTAAATGACATAAGAGTAGCTTATCTTGGCAAAAAAGGTCCCATTACAGAAGTATTAAAGGGAATGGGTAAATTATCAGCAGAAGAACGTCCGAAAATGGGTGCTTTAGTCAATGTCATTCGTGATGAGATTACAAGCCATATTGAAGAGAAGCAAAAGATGCTGGAAGAAGCAGAGGTTCAAAAGAAAATCGCATCTGAAACAATTGACATTACACTTCCAGGGCGTCCAGTTGCGGTTGGGAATCATCATTCCTTAACAAGAGTTATTGAGGAAGTAGAGGATTTATTTATTGGAATGGGCTATACGGTAGAAGAAGGTCCAGAGGTAGAAGTCGATTACTATAATTTTGAAGCATTGAACCTGCCGAAAAACCACCCAGCAAGAGATATGCAGGATTCCTTCTATATCACAGAAGAACTGCTTTTAAGAACACATACTTCACCAGTTCAAGCACGTACAATGGAGAAGCATAAAGGAAAAGGCCCTGTTAAAATTATTTGTCCAGGAAAAGTGTATCGCCGTGATAATGATGATGCGACACATTCCCATCAATTTATGCAAATTGAAGGACTTGTTATTGATGAAAATATTCGTATGAGCGATCTTAAAGGTACACTTGAAGTATTCGCGAAAAAAATGTTCGGAAATGACAGAGAAATCCGTCTGCGTCCAAGCTTCTTCCCATTCACAGAGCCTTCTGTTGAAGTGGATATTTCATGCAGTATTTGTAAGGGAGCAGGCTGCAGTGTATGTAAAGGCACTGGCTGGATTGAAGTGCTTGGAGCAGGGATGGTTCATCCAAATGTACTGGAGATGGCAGGATTTGACTCGAAGAAATATTCTGGTTTTGCCTTTGGAATCGGTGCAGAACGTATCGCTATGCTGAAGTATGGAGTTGACGACATTCGCCATTTCTATACAAATGATATCCGTTTCTTAAAACAATTTTCAGTGCCAGAATATTAA
- the polX gene encoding DNA polymerase/3'-5' exonuclease PolX, translating to MMTTKKDVVRQLEQIAIYMELKGENSFKISAFRKAAQALETNEHTLEEIEDYTALPGIGKGTAGVIEEFIATGESSVLKELKEEVPKGLIPLLQLPGLGGKKIAKLYKELGIENAEDLKLACHNKKVQALSGFGKKTEDKILEALDSFGSRPDRLPLAYMLRVAFSIESELEKIAEIEKFSRAGSIRRMRETIKDLDFIIATNSPSEVKDRLLALNGIKEVIGAGKTKVSIVLELEFDVSIDFRLVKPEEFATTLHHFTGSKDHNVRMRQLAKERGKKISEYGVEDTETGEVETFSTEAEFYNYFGLPFIPPEMREDGKEVEDYKEDLQIVSLEDIKGDLHMHTTWSDGAFSIEEMIEANRQRGYKYMAITDHSFYLKVANGLSPERLKEQLDKIKALNEKYDDITILAGVEMDILPDGSLDYDDELLEQMDIVIASIHSSFSQPKKKIMERLGTALRNKNVDIIAHPTGRKIGKRDGYEVDMEDLIKLAKETNTVLELNSNPNRLDLNAEYVKMAQDEGVHLVINTDAHHTKELAYMGIGVSTAKKGWIKRDTVINTWETDKLLDFLKNRHQ from the coding sequence ATAATGACAACAAAAAAAGATGTAGTACGGCAATTAGAACAAATTGCGATATATATGGAATTAAAAGGAGAAAACTCCTTTAAAATAAGTGCATTCAGAAAAGCAGCTCAAGCATTAGAGACAAATGAACATACACTTGAGGAAATAGAGGACTATACTGCATTGCCTGGTATAGGCAAAGGAACGGCTGGAGTGATTGAGGAATTTATCGCAACAGGAGAGTCCTCTGTGCTAAAGGAGCTGAAGGAAGAAGTACCAAAAGGCTTAATTCCTCTATTGCAGCTTCCAGGTCTTGGCGGCAAAAAAATTGCGAAGCTCTACAAGGAATTAGGAATTGAAAATGCAGAGGACTTAAAGCTTGCTTGCCATAACAAGAAAGTGCAAGCACTTAGTGGCTTCGGCAAAAAAACAGAAGACAAGATACTAGAAGCACTCGACAGCTTTGGTTCAAGACCAGATCGCTTGCCGCTTGCCTATATGCTCAGGGTAGCATTTTCGATTGAATCTGAGCTGGAAAAAATTGCAGAAATCGAAAAGTTTTCCCGTGCGGGAAGCATAAGAAGAATGCGGGAGACTATCAAGGATTTAGACTTTATTATTGCCACAAATTCACCGTCTGAGGTTAAGGATAGATTGCTGGCTTTAAACGGAATAAAGGAAGTCATAGGTGCAGGCAAAACGAAGGTAAGTATTGTTCTTGAATTAGAATTCGACGTATCTATTGATTTCCGTCTTGTGAAGCCAGAGGAATTTGCAACAACACTTCATCATTTTACAGGAAGCAAGGATCATAATGTAAGGATGAGACAGCTCGCCAAGGAACGAGGCAAAAAAATCAGTGAGTATGGTGTAGAGGATACGGAAACAGGGGAAGTGGAAACATTCTCGACAGAAGCTGAATTTTACAACTATTTCGGGTTGCCGTTTATTCCTCCAGAAATGCGGGAGGACGGAAAAGAAGTCGAGGATTACAAAGAAGACTTGCAAATTGTTTCTCTTGAAGACATCAAAGGTGACCTACATATGCATACAACTTGGAGTGATGGTGCATTTTCAATCGAAGAAATGATTGAAGCAAATAGACAGCGCGGCTACAAATATATGGCAATCACCGATCACTCTTTTTATTTGAAGGTAGCAAACGGCTTATCCCCTGAACGTTTGAAAGAGCAGCTAGATAAAATTAAAGCACTCAATGAGAAGTATGATGATATTACCATTCTTGCAGGTGTTGAAATGGATATTTTGCCAGATGGTTCACTCGACTATGACGACGAGCTTCTTGAGCAAATGGATATTGTTATTGCATCCATTCATTCGTCCTTTTCACAGCCTAAAAAGAAAATAATGGAACGTTTGGGAACTGCTCTTCGTAATAAGAATGTCGATATTATTGCACATCCGACAGGCAGGAAAATCGGCAAAAGGGACGGCTATGAAGTCGATATGGAGGATTTAATTAAGCTGGCTAAAGAGACAAATACAGTTCTTGAGCTTAACAGCAATCCGAACCGCCTTGATTTAAATGCAGAATATGTCAAGATGGCGCAAGATGAGGGAGTTCATCTCGTCATTAATACAGATGCCCATCATACGAAGGAGCTTGCATATATGGGGATCGGTGTGTCAACAGCAAAAAAAGGCTGGATAAAAAGAGATACTGTGATAAATACATGGGAAACAGATAAACTATTGGATTTTTTAAAGAATCGCCATCAATAA
- a CDS encoding DUF350 domain-containing protein, whose translation MNSFWSNEYVNTAGDYSVVILSIVVFLAVFELVTKYNNWEEIKKGNVAVAMATGGKIFGIANVFRHSIMQNDSLLTMIVWGIFGFFLLLIGYFIFEFLTPKFKIDEEIKNDNRAVGLISMIISIGLSYIIGAGIS comes from the coding sequence ATGAATTCCTTTTGGAGTAATGAATATGTGAACACCGCTGGCGATTATAGTGTTGTAATCCTTAGCATTGTTGTGTTTTTAGCTGTGTTTGAACTGGTGACAAAATACAATAACTGGGAAGAAATAAAAAAAGGGAATGTCGCTGTTGCGATGGCAACAGGCGGAAAGATATTTGGGATAGCGAACGTGTTCAGGCATTCCATCATGCAAAATGACTCATTGCTGACAATGATTGTTTGGGGAATATTCGGTTTTTTCCTATTGCTAATCGGCTATTTCATCTTTGAGTTTTTAACACCAAAATTCAAAATTGATGAGGAAATAAAAAATGATAACAGGGCGGTTGGCCTTATTTCCATGATTATTTCCATCGGCTTATCTTATATTATAGGTGCAGGAATATCCTAA
- a CDS encoding CvpA family protein gives MLDIIVIILLIFGLLRGLKRGFILQIIHLTGFIVAFIVATKYYIPFSKKLNLWIPYTNTSENSFVQGLFGSMNLEEVFYRAIAFAVIFFAVKIIWQIIGSMVDFVASLPILKQLNTWAGAVLGFVETYLVLFILLYIAALLPVEFIQTHLNTSFIAAGIIENTPYFSEKIKEIWFEYVGS, from the coding sequence ATGTTAGATATAATCGTCATTATTCTGCTGATTTTTGGTCTATTGAGAGGACTGAAACGAGGCTTTATCCTGCAAATCATTCATTTGACAGGGTTTATCGTTGCTTTTATTGTGGCAACGAAATATTATATACCATTCTCAAAGAAATTAAATTTGTGGATACCTTATACGAATACAAGTGAGAACAGTTTCGTTCAAGGACTTTTTGGCAGCATGAATTTAGAAGAGGTATTTTATCGCGCAATCGCCTTTGCGGTGATTTTTTTTGCTGTGAAAATAATTTGGCAAATTATCGGAAGCATGGTGGATTTCGTTGCGAGTCTTCCTATTCTTAAACAGCTTAATACCTGGGCTGGTGCAGTATTAGGCTTTGTTGAGACATATTTAGTGCTGTTTATTTTGCTGTATATTGCCGCACTGCTGCCTGTCGAATTTATTCAGACACATTTAAACACTTCCTTTATTGCAGCAGGCATTATCGAGAACACCCCGTATTTCTCGGAAAAGATTAAAGAAATATGGTTCGAATATGTTGGCTCCTAA
- the pheT gene encoding phenylalanine--tRNA ligase subunit beta — protein MLVSYKWLQEYIDLNDITPDELADRITRSGIEVEGVEVLNEGMKNIVIGHVLEREQHPNADKLNKCLVDVGDGEPVQIVCGAPNVDAGQKVAVAKVGAVLPGNFKIKKAKLRGEESNGMICSLTELGIESKLVAKDFSEGIFVFPSDVEVGRDALEYLQRDDAVLELGLTPNRSDCLSMIGVAYEVAAVLSKDVKLPAVDYPKAAEKASDYVSVKVENSEDAPLYTAKIIKNVKVAPSPLWMQGRLMAAGIRPHNNVVDITNYILLEYGQPLHAFDYDRLGSKEILVRRAKAGETITTLDDAKRTLSEDNLLITNGETGVAVAGVMGGANSEVQNDTTTVLLESAYFEAGVIRKSSKTLGLRSEASARYEKGIDPNRVRQAAERAAQLLQLYAGGDVLEGEAAVDALKAEPKVVSITLEKLNNVLGTSLTENEVTDIFKRLQFETSVENGSFTVTVPTRRNDITIPEDLTEEVARLFGYDDIPTTLPIGASIPGALTEYQKKRRSVRKYLEGAGLYQAITYALTSDKKVQQFALEKRNPVRLAMPMSEERALLRQSIIPQLLEVVKYNAARQNDSLAVYETGVVFLETEQNQLPEEREHVAGAITGSWVSHVWQGEKKPVDFFVLKGVLEGLFQKLGVSKSIEFTRGTMDGMHPGRTAEILFNGESIGFAGQVHPQVQNELDLKETYVFELDLSKLLATEVNELQYTTIPRFPSVTRDIALVVDATILAGDIQNIIVEAGGSLLKEVQVFDLYEGDKMEEGKKSIAYSLKYFDPEQTLTDEMITKSHDKVLEAVKEKAGAVLRG, from the coding sequence ATGTTAGTTTCTTATAAATGGTTGCAGGAATATATAGATTTAAATGATATAACACCAGATGAATTAGCTGATCGCATCACAAGAAGCGGTATTGAGGTTGAAGGTGTTGAAGTATTGAATGAAGGCATGAAAAATATCGTCATCGGACATGTGCTAGAGCGTGAGCAGCATCCGAATGCAGATAAATTAAATAAATGCTTAGTGGATGTCGGTGATGGTGAGCCAGTACAAATCGTCTGCGGCGCGCCGAATGTCGATGCTGGTCAAAAAGTGGCTGTCGCTAAAGTTGGAGCAGTCCTGCCAGGCAACTTCAAAATTAAAAAGGCAAAGCTGCGCGGTGAGGAATCAAATGGAATGATTTGTTCCCTTACGGAGCTTGGCATTGAATCGAAGCTAGTTGCAAAGGATTTCTCAGAGGGTATTTTCGTATTCCCAAGTGATGTGGAAGTAGGAAGAGACGCACTTGAGTATTTACAGCGTGATGATGCGGTCCTTGAATTAGGATTGACACCAAACCGTTCTGATTGCTTAAGCATGATTGGAGTTGCTTATGAAGTTGCAGCAGTGTTAAGCAAGGATGTAAAGCTTCCTGCAGTTGATTATCCAAAAGCAGCAGAAAAAGCATCTGATTATGTTAGTGTTAAAGTGGAAAACAGTGAAGATGCTCCATTATACACTGCTAAAATTATTAAAAACGTTAAAGTTGCTCCATCACCATTATGGATGCAAGGAAGACTGATGGCTGCTGGTATCCGTCCACATAATAATGTTGTTGATATCACGAACTATATTCTTCTTGAATACGGTCAGCCTCTTCATGCATTTGACTATGATCGTCTTGGCTCAAAGGAAATTCTTGTAAGAAGAGCAAAAGCAGGCGAAACAATTACTACATTGGATGATGCGAAAAGAACATTATCTGAAGATAATCTGTTAATTACAAACGGTGAAACTGGTGTGGCTGTTGCTGGAGTTATGGGTGGAGCAAACTCAGAGGTTCAAAATGATACAACGACAGTTCTTCTTGAATCTGCATATTTTGAAGCGGGAGTTATCCGTAAATCTTCTAAAACATTAGGGTTAAGAAGTGAAGCAAGTGCAAGATACGAAAAAGGGATTGATCCAAATCGTGTCCGTCAAGCTGCAGAAAGAGCAGCACAATTGCTGCAGCTTTATGCTGGCGGTGATGTGTTGGAAGGTGAGGCAGCAGTTGATGCACTTAAAGCTGAGCCAAAGGTTGTATCCATTACACTAGAGAAGCTGAACAATGTATTGGGAACTTCTTTAACAGAAAATGAAGTTACTGATATTTTCAAAAGACTGCAATTTGAAACGTCTGTGGAAAACGGCAGCTTTACAGTGACTGTTCCGACGAGAAGAAATGATATTACTATTCCAGAAGACTTAACAGAAGAAGTGGCAAGACTTTTTGGCTATGATGATATCCCGACAACTCTGCCAATTGGTGCTTCTATCCCTGGAGCATTAACAGAGTATCAGAAGAAGCGTCGTTCTGTTCGCAAATACCTAGAAGGTGCTGGCTTGTATCAAGCTATCACATATGCATTGACAAGCGACAAGAAGGTGCAGCAGTTTGCACTAGAAAAAAGAAACCCAGTTCGTTTGGCAATGCCGATGAGTGAAGAAAGAGCATTGTTAAGACAAAGCATTATTCCACAGCTACTTGAGGTAGTTAAGTATAACGCAGCACGTCAAAATGACAGTCTTGCTGTGTACGAAACAGGTGTTGTGTTCTTAGAAACGGAACAAAATCAGCTTCCAGAAGAAAGAGAGCATGTTGCCGGAGCAATTACTGGTTCTTGGGTATCTCATGTTTGGCAAGGCGAGAAAAAGCCAGTCGATTTCTTCGTTTTAAAAGGTGTGCTTGAAGGACTTTTCCAAAAGCTTGGAGTATCTAAGTCAATCGAGTTTACGCGCGGAACAATGGATGGAATGCATCCTGGGAGAACAGCTGAAATTCTGTTCAACGGTGAGTCAATCGGCTTCGCAGGCCAAGTGCATCCACAAGTACAAAACGAGCTTGATTTGAAGGAAACATATGTCTTTGAATTAGACTTAAGCAAACTGCTGGCAACAGAAGTAAACGAGCTGCAATATACAACAATTCCAAGATTCCCAAGTGTAACAAGAGATATTGCACTTGTTGTCGATGCAACAATTCTAGCTGGCGACATTCAGAACATTATCGTTGAAGCAGGCGGCTCCCTTTTGAAAGAAGTGCAAGTATTTGACCTGTACGAAGGCGACAAAATGGAAGAAGGCAAAAAATCAATTGCATACTCTCTGAAATACTTCGATCCAGAACAGACTCTAACAGATGAAATGATTACAAAATCACATGACAAAGTGCTAGAAGCTGTTAAAGAAAAAGCAGGAGCAGTGTTAAGAGGATAA
- a CDS encoding long-chain-fatty-acid--CoA ligase, producing METEKPWLALYPGETAKNVYYKAETLPQLLRNAAKEYPKHKAIHFMGKELTFKQTFEKARNLAAYLQETGITKGDRVAVMLPNIPQTVISFYAIMLAGAIVVPVNPLYKEREIEFILNDSGAKAIITLDILYNRVKSVQEMTSVEQILVTSISEFLPFPKNLFYPFIQKKEYGYIPNVKHEGNTHLLKNIWSLPTADLKEISIDFEEDLAIIQYTGGTTGFPKGVMLTHQNLVANTSMCRQWLYKLEKGKEKLLAIMPLFHVYGMMTVLVLSVMEIYQMILLPKFDATTALKTIEKQKPTVFPGAPTIYIGLLNHPDINKYDLSSIVAAISGSAPLPKEIIDRFEEKTGGKLVEGYGLTEASPVTHVNFVWDHEIVKGSIGVPWPGTDAAVFSPETGEELPHGEIGELAVKGPQVMKGYWNNPDETELVLKDGWLYTGDLCYMDERGYFYIVDRKKDTIIASGFNIYPREVEEVLYEHPAVQEAAVVGVKDSYRGETVKAFIVLKEGAQTSEDELNKYMRERIASFKVPRIYEFRKELPKSAIGKILRRELKENGTEEGR from the coding sequence TTGGAAACGGAAAAACCATGGCTGGCGCTTTATCCAGGTGAAACAGCCAAGAATGTCTATTATAAAGCAGAAACCTTGCCACAGCTTTTACGTAACGCAGCAAAGGAATATCCGAAGCATAAAGCCATTCACTTTATGGGGAAGGAATTAACCTTTAAACAAACATTTGAAAAAGCGAGAAACCTCGCAGCATATCTGCAAGAAACAGGAATCACAAAAGGAGACAGGGTTGCAGTCATGCTTCCCAATATCCCGCAAACGGTCATTAGCTTTTATGCTATTATGCTTGCAGGCGCCATTGTAGTACCAGTTAATCCACTTTATAAAGAAAGAGAAATAGAATTTATACTCAACGATTCAGGCGCAAAAGCAATTATTACCCTCGATATCCTATATAATCGCGTGAAAAGTGTACAAGAAATGACAAGTGTAGAGCAAATTCTTGTTACCTCCATCAGTGAATTTCTTCCATTCCCTAAAAATCTATTTTACCCATTTATCCAAAAGAAAGAGTATGGTTATATCCCTAATGTTAAGCATGAAGGAAATACCCATTTATTGAAAAATATTTGGAGCTTGCCAACAGCAGACTTAAAAGAGATCAGCATCGACTTTGAAGAAGACTTAGCAATCATTCAGTACACTGGGGGTACAACAGGATTTCCAAAAGGTGTTATGCTGACACACCAAAACCTTGTTGCAAATACGTCTATGTGCCGTCAATGGCTGTATAAGCTCGAAAAAGGCAAGGAAAAGCTGCTAGCAATTATGCCTCTCTTTCATGTTTATGGCATGATGACAGTTCTCGTCCTTTCTGTAATGGAAATTTATCAGATGATTCTACTACCGAAATTTGATGCCACTACTGCTTTAAAGACGATTGAAAAACAAAAACCAACTGTTTTTCCAGGGGCACCGACAATCTATATTGGCCTCTTAAACCATCCGGACATCAATAAATATGATTTATCCTCTATTGTTGCCGCAATAAGCGGTTCTGCTCCACTACCTAAGGAGATTATTGACCGCTTTGAAGAAAAGACTGGTGGGAAGCTTGTCGAAGGTTATGGGCTAACTGAAGCATCACCAGTAACACATGTTAATTTTGTCTGGGATCATGAAATTGTCAAAGGAAGCATTGGAGTGCCTTGGCCTGGTACAGATGCTGCTGTGTTCTCTCCAGAAACAGGGGAAGAGCTGCCTCATGGTGAAATTGGTGAATTGGCAGTGAAGGGACCACAAGTAATGAAAGGCTATTGGAATAATCCAGACGAAACAGAGCTTGTTTTAAAGGATGGCTGGCTATATACAGGTGACCTGTGTTACATGGATGAACGAGGCTATTTCTATATTGTGGACCGGAAAAAGGACACGATTATCGCAAGTGGCTTTAACATCTATCCACGCGAAGTGGAAGAGGTATTATATGAGCACCCTGCAGTTCAGGAAGCGGCAGTTGTTGGGGTGAAGGATTCCTATCGCGGGGAAACAGTGAAGGCTTTTATTGTATTAAAAGAAGGAGCACAAACATCTGAAGATGAGCTGAATAAATATATGAGGGAGAGAATTGCCTCATTTAAAGTACCGCGAATATATGAGTTCCGTAAAGAATTGCCAAAATCGGCAATTGGCAAAATTTTAAGAAGAGAATTGAAAGAGAATGGAACAGAAGAAGGGAGATAG
- a CDS encoding endonuclease MutS2, producing MQERALKTLEFDKIKSQLLEHVSSSLGMAKATELMPSTNYEEVVQWQEETDEAAKVVRMRGNIPLSGIHDIRPHVKRSTIGGMLSPVELNQIASTVHVSRQIKRFTEEFHQDEPIPILFGLAEQIIVLAEVEEEIKMAIDEQGSVMDSASEALRALRNQLRRNESKVREKLESMIRSSSAAKMLSDTIITIRNDRYVIPVKQEYRGHYGGIIHDQSASGQTLFIEPQSVVTLNNELSGIRVKEQQEIDRILAQLTVLVAEHREELLSIVEILKDIDFMFAKAKYGQRIKGTKPKINNERRINLFKARHPLIPLDQVVANDVALGDTYSAIVITGPNTGGKTVTLKTVGLCTLMAQAGLQIPALDESEMGVFEAVYADIGDEQSIEQSLSTFSSHMVNIVSILEDVNSNSLVLFDELGAGTDPQEGAALAISILDEVNKQGARVIATTHYPELKAYGYNRERVVNASVEFDVETLSPTYRLLIGVPGRSNAFEISKRLGLKEDVIETARSHVSDETNKIENMIASLEESRRAAEIEHKEAAELLKQADMLHRDLQKQVMEYYEKKEALEEKAKKKAADIVENARAEAETVISDLRKMQLEKRAEIKEHELIDARKRLEDAAPKTAIKRKEAAKTSHEFQPGDEVKVLTFDQKGQLIERVSAKEWQVQIGIMKMKVKERDLEFIKAPKVVETKPLATIRGKDFHVSLELDLRGERYENALARVEKYIDDSLLAGYPRVSIIHGKGTGALRTGVQEYLKNHRSVKSIRFGEAGEGGSGVTVVELR from the coding sequence ATGCAAGAAAGAGCGTTAAAGACATTAGAATTTGATAAGATTAAAAGTCAACTGCTAGAGCATGTCTCTTCCTCACTAGGAATGGCAAAAGCAACTGAGTTAATGCCTTCCACAAATTATGAAGAAGTCGTGCAATGGCAGGAAGAAACAGATGAAGCAGCAAAGGTAGTCCGAATGAGAGGGAATATCCCGTTAAGCGGCATCCATGATATTCGTCCACATGTTAAACGCTCAACCATTGGGGGTATGCTTAGCCCTGTTGAGTTAAATCAAATAGCAAGCACTGTTCATGTGAGCAGGCAAATAAAAAGATTCACAGAGGAATTTCATCAAGATGAGCCAATTCCGATTTTGTTTGGGCTCGCTGAGCAAATTATAGTCCTTGCAGAGGTAGAAGAAGAAATTAAGATGGCAATTGATGAACAAGGAAGTGTAATGGATAGCGCTAGTGAAGCACTGCGTGCCCTTCGCAATCAGCTAAGAAGGAATGAATCAAAGGTCAGAGAAAAGCTGGAAAGTATGATACGTTCATCTAGTGCTGCTAAGATGCTGTCAGATACAATCATTACTATCCGGAATGACCGTTATGTTATTCCAGTAAAACAAGAATACAGAGGTCATTATGGAGGAATAATCCACGATCAAAGTGCCTCTGGCCAAACATTGTTTATAGAGCCCCAATCTGTTGTAACCCTGAATAATGAACTTTCAGGAATCCGTGTAAAGGAACAACAGGAAATAGACAGGATTTTGGCACAGCTAACGGTGCTTGTAGCAGAGCATCGTGAAGAACTTCTGTCTATTGTAGAAATACTAAAGGACATTGACTTTATGTTTGCAAAAGCAAAATACGGTCAACGGATTAAAGGCACGAAACCAAAGATAAATAATGAAAGAAGAATTAATCTTTTTAAAGCAAGACATCCGTTAATTCCACTTGATCAGGTTGTAGCAAATGATGTTGCCTTAGGTGATACGTATTCCGCTATTGTTATTACAGGACCGAACACAGGTGGTAAAACAGTAACACTGAAAACAGTTGGACTTTGCACATTAATGGCACAAGCGGGCTTGCAAATACCAGCACTTGATGAATCCGAAATGGGTGTGTTTGAGGCAGTTTATGCAGATATTGGCGATGAACAGTCCATCGAGCAATCATTAAGTACATTCTCCTCCCATATGGTTAATATCGTGAGTATCTTAGAAGACGTAAACAGCAATAGTCTTGTGCTGTTTGATGAGCTTGGTGCAGGAACAGATCCACAGGAAGGGGCAGCACTTGCCATTTCCATCCTAGACGAAGTTAACAAACAGGGAGCAAGAGTAATAGCGACTACCCATTATCCAGAACTGAAGGCTTATGGCTATAACAGGGAAAGGGTAGTGAATGCTAGTGTTGAATTTGATGTAGAGACATTAAGCCCAACCTACAGGCTGTTAATCGGTGTGCCTGGCCGAAGCAATGCCTTTGAAATTTCGAAGCGCCTTGGCTTAAAAGAGGATGTTATCGAAACAGCCAGATCTCATGTGAGTGATGAAACTAACAAAATCGAAAATATGATCGCATCTCTCGAGGAAAGCCGCAGAGCAGCGGAAATCGAGCATAAAGAAGCAGCAGAATTACTGAAACAGGCAGACATGCTGCACCGTGACTTGCAAAAGCAGGTTATGGAGTATTATGAGAAAAAAGAAGCGCTTGAAGAAAAGGCGAAGAAAAAAGCAGCAGATATCGTTGAAAATGCGCGAGCAGAAGCAGAAACGGTTATTTCTGATTTGCGGAAGATGCAGCTGGAAAAACGGGCAGAAATTAAAGAGCATGAACTGATTGACGCTAGAAAACGTCTTGAGGATGCTGCTCCAAAGACTGCTATCAAACGAAAAGAAGCAGCAAAAACGAGTCATGAATTCCAGCCTGGCGATGAAGTTAAGGTGCTGACATTCGATCAAAAGGGTCAGCTCATTGAAAGGGTTTCTGCTAAAGAGTGGCAAGTTCAAATCGGCATTATGAAGATGAAAGTAAAAGAGCGTGACTTGGAATTTATTAAAGCACCTAAAGTGGTTGAAACAAAACCACTGGCAACAATCAGAGGTAAAGACTTCCATGTAAGCCTTGAACTGGATCTTCGCGGGGAAAGATATGAAAATGCGTTAGCACGTGTGGAAAAATACATTGATGACAGTTTGCTTGCAGGCTATCCAAGAGTATCCATCATACATGGTAAGGGAACAGGTGCATTACGGACAGGTGTGCAGGAATACTTGAAAAACCACCGTTCTGTCAAAAGTATCCGCTTCGGTGAGGCAGGAGAAGGCGGCAGTGGCGTTACGGTTGTTGAGCTTAGATAA
- the zapA gene encoding cell division protein ZapA, producing the protein MSDVQKNRTNVKIYGTEYVIVGQESSNHVRLVASIVDKKMREINGKNSSLDLNKLAVLTAVNIVNDYIKLIDRVEELENELNREKG; encoded by the coding sequence GTGTCAGATGTACAAAAAAACCGTACGAATGTGAAAATATATGGAACGGAATATGTAATAGTTGGCCAAGAATCTTCTAATCATGTTCGATTGGTTGCCTCTATCGTAGACAAAAAAATGCGCGAGATAAACGGGAAGAATTCATCCCTTGATTTGAATAAATTAGCAGTGTTGACAGCTGTGAATATTGTAAATGACTATATTAAGTTAATAGATCGCGTGGAAGAACTTGAGAATGAATTAAATAGAGAAAAGGGCTGA